A genome region from Candidatus Deferrimicrobium sp. includes the following:
- a CDS encoding NAD(P)H-dependent oxidoreductase, whose amino-acid sequence MKIAVVVGSLRKDSFNRKLANAIVRLAPPEFSFKQVEIGDLPLYNQDDDANQAESVKRLKREITSSQGLLFVTAEYNRSIPGVLKNAIDHASRPYGQSAWAGKPAGVLGASIGAIGTAMAQQHLRNVLAYLNVPTLGQPEAFIHAKDGLFDENGNIGADSKKFLQNWMDQYVAWVKKHVG is encoded by the coding sequence ATGAAAATTGCCGTTGTCGTCGGCAGCCTTCGCAAGGATTCGTTCAACCGCAAGTTGGCGAACGCCATTGTAAGACTGGCGCCGCCCGAGTTCTCGTTCAAGCAGGTGGAAATCGGTGACCTGCCGCTCTACAACCAGGACGACGATGCGAACCAGGCCGAGTCCGTCAAGCGGCTGAAGCGCGAAATCACCTCTTCCCAAGGCCTTTTATTCGTCACCGCCGAATACAACCGTTCGATCCCCGGGGTGCTGAAAAACGCGATCGACCACGCCTCGCGCCCCTATGGCCAGAGCGCGTGGGCGGGCAAACCCGCCGGTGTGTTGGGCGCATCGATCGGCGCCATCGGCACAGCCATGGCGCAACAGCATTTGCGCAATGTTCTCGCATACCTGAATGTACCGACCCTTGGCCAACCCGAAGCGTTTATCCATGCAAAGGATGGTCTGTTTGATGAAAACGGGAATATCGGCGCAGACAGCAAAAAATTCCTTCAGAACTGGATGGACCAGTATGTTGCCTGGGTGAAAAAACACGTTGGCTGA
- a CDS encoding GAF domain-containing protein produces the protein MSVLSVLAAALRGSGKHRGTAKEVSLAAALTSGLYEVSQAMSAPAGDVQHSLDLITSAAASILRVERCVLLLPEPGVEHLAIRSMAGIPRTRQFEKYRQEIYKMVVAQVLSSGTGMIVSEGRPGADRALLRLMRRLEVKGFLAAPVKYSTAAIGIMAAATPLDGRELQDGDLKLLSVLANFAAIALENAALVGHLDKKARKLTAIFEISKALNEQSDPAVLFQLIVDRATELMGASSGSVIRMDADSGTLFIEAERGLGPEVKSAMRLRVGEGITGWVAREGEPLLVPDVRKDLRYIQANPAVMSEMAVPVKWGSEVMGVINLDHYQVGGFGEEDLELLTAFGNAAAVALRNANALCGWPRKPDPGKE, from the coding sequence ATGAGCGTCCTGTCCGTCCTCGCCGCCGCGCTGCGCGGCAGCGGAAAGCACCGAGGCACCGCGAAGGAGGTGTCGCTGGCCGCCGCGCTGACCTCCGGCCTGTACGAGGTGTCGCAGGCGATGAGCGCGCCGGCGGGGGACGTCCAACACAGCCTCGACCTCATCACCTCCGCCGCCGCGTCGATCCTTCGCGTCGAGCGATGCGTTCTTCTCCTGCCGGAGCCCGGGGTGGAGCACCTCGCAATCCGGTCGATGGCGGGGATCCCGCGGACGCGGCAATTCGAGAAGTACCGGCAGGAGATCTACAAGATGGTCGTCGCCCAGGTCCTCTCCTCCGGGACGGGGATGATCGTCTCGGAGGGGAGGCCGGGGGCGGACCGCGCGCTCTTGCGGCTGATGCGCCGTCTTGAGGTGAAGGGATTCCTCGCCGCGCCGGTGAAGTATTCCACGGCCGCGATCGGGATCATGGCCGCGGCGACGCCGCTGGACGGGAGGGAACTGCAGGACGGGGACCTGAAGCTCCTCTCCGTCCTGGCGAACTTCGCGGCGATCGCCCTCGAGAACGCGGCGCTGGTCGGGCACCTTGACAAGAAAGCGCGCAAGCTGACGGCGATCTTCGAGATCAGCAAGGCGTTGAACGAGCAGAGCGACCCGGCCGTCCTGTTCCAGCTGATCGTCGATCGCGCGACGGAGCTGATGGGCGCCTCCTCGGGGTCGGTCATCCGGATGGATGCCGATTCGGGGACGCTCTTCATCGAGGCGGAGCGGGGCTTGGGTCCCGAGGTGAAGAGCGCGATGCGGCTTCGTGTCGGGGAGGGGATCACCGGGTGGGTCGCGCGGGAAGGGGAGCCGTTGCTCGTTCCCGATGTGCGAAAGGACCTTCGTTACATCCAGGCGAATCCCGCGGTGATGTCGGAGATGGCGGTGCCGGTCAAATGGGGATCCGAGGTGATGGGGGTCATCAACCTCGACCATTACCAGGTGGGAGGGTTCGGGGAAGAGGACCTCGAACTGCTCACGGCGTTCGGAAACGCGGCGGCGGTGGCGCTGCGCAACGCCAACGCCCTCTGCGGATGGCCGCGGAAGCCGGACCCCGGGAAAGAATGA
- a CDS encoding menaquinone biosynthesis decarboxylase translates to MAFRDLRDYLAALEARGELKRIPSEVSPELEAAEIADRAVKAGGPAILFENVRGTSVPLAMNLFGTMDRMCFALGVPRLDDIAERVQEVIEPEIPTNLLEKLKMLPKLARLADFVPKTVSSAPCQEVVEKDHPSLSFLPVVKTWPGDGGPFITLPLVFTKNPSTGRRNVGMYRMHVYDETTTGMHWHVHKGGAQHYRGFRGKRERMPVAVALGGDPATIYAASAPLPEDMDEMMFSGFLRKEPVELVRCKTIDIEVPAHAEVILEGYVDPDEQRVEGPFGDHTGYYSLADRYPVFHVTCVTRRRDPIYPATIVGKPPMEDVFLGKATERIFLPLLRKIVPEVTDMNLPIEGIFHNFAFFSIDKRYPGHARKVMCAVWGLGLLMFSKFVVIFDSDVNIQDMREALWRIGNNVDPRRDTMIVDGPVDALEHASAIPHYGSKMGIDATRKWASEGFAREWPGDIAMPREITELVTRRWKEYGF, encoded by the coding sequence ATGGCGTTCCGCGACCTGCGCGACTATCTCGCCGCCCTTGAAGCGCGTGGCGAGCTCAAGCGCATCCCGTCCGAGGTATCCCCGGAACTCGAGGCGGCGGAGATCGCCGATCGGGCGGTGAAGGCCGGGGGGCCGGCGATCCTCTTCGAGAACGTCCGGGGAACGTCGGTTCCGCTGGCGATGAACCTCTTCGGAACGATGGACCGGATGTGCTTCGCGCTGGGCGTACCGCGGCTCGACGACATCGCGGAGCGCGTCCAGGAGGTGATCGAGCCGGAGATCCCCACGAACCTCCTCGAGAAGCTCAAGATGCTGCCGAAGCTGGCGCGGCTCGCCGACTTCGTCCCGAAGACCGTCTCCTCCGCCCCGTGCCAGGAGGTGGTCGAGAAGGACCACCCCTCCCTGTCGTTCCTTCCGGTGGTAAAGACATGGCCGGGCGACGGCGGCCCGTTCATCACGCTCCCGCTGGTCTTCACGAAGAATCCTTCGACCGGACGCCGGAACGTCGGGATGTACCGGATGCACGTCTACGACGAGACGACGACGGGAATGCACTGGCATGTTCACAAGGGGGGGGCGCAGCATTACCGGGGATTCCGGGGGAAGAGGGAGCGGATGCCCGTTGCGGTCGCCCTCGGCGGCGATCCGGCGACGATCTACGCGGCCTCCGCGCCCCTGCCCGAGGATATGGACGAGATGATGTTCTCCGGATTCTTGAGGAAAGAGCCGGTGGAGCTCGTTCGCTGCAAGACGATCGACATCGAGGTGCCCGCGCACGCCGAAGTGATCCTCGAGGGATACGTCGACCCCGACGAGCAGCGGGTCGAGGGCCCCTTCGGCGACCACACGGGGTACTACTCCCTCGCCGACCGGTACCCCGTCTTCCACGTGACGTGCGTCACCCGCAGGAGAGATCCCATCTATCCGGCGACGATCGTCGGGAAGCCGCCGATGGAGGACGTCTTCCTCGGGAAGGCGACGGAGCGGATCTTCCTTCCGCTCCTTCGGAAGATCGTCCCCGAGGTGACGGACATGAACCTCCCGATCGAGGGGATCTTCCACAACTTCGCCTTCTTCTCCATCGACAAGAGGTACCCCGGCCATGCGCGGAAGGTGATGTGCGCCGTGTGGGGGCTGGGTCTGCTCATGTTCTCCAAGTTCGTCGTGATCTTCGACTCCGACGTGAACATCCAGGACATGAGAGAAGCGCTCTGGCGGATCGGGAACAACGTCGACCCGCGCCGGGACACGATGATCGTGGACGGCCCCGTGGACGCCCTCGAACACGCCTCCGCGATCCCGCACTACGGCTCGAAGATGGGGATCGACGCGACAAGGAAATGGGCTTCCGAAGGGTTCGCGCGAGAGTGGCCCGGGGACATCGCGATGCCCCGGGAGATCACCGAACTTGTCACCCGCCGATGGAAGGAGTACGGCTTCTGA
- a CDS encoding metalloregulator ArsR/SmtB family transcription factor translates to MKKTSKLFKALSDETRLRILKMLEVRPLCVCEIQHVLKGSQPNVSHHLKTLADAGLVDSKRDGLWIAYRIADAPETQLHAAALALLRRSLKTDEQVRKDRAVVKSVNRVEIALRK, encoded by the coding sequence TTGAAGAAAACGTCGAAACTGTTCAAGGCGCTCTCCGACGAGACCCGCCTGCGGATCCTGAAGATGCTCGAGGTAAGGCCACTGTGCGTGTGCGAAATCCAGCACGTGTTGAAGGGGTCCCAGCCAAACGTGTCCCATCACCTGAAGACGCTCGCCGATGCCGGGCTGGTCGATTCGAAGCGGGACGGCCTGTGGATCGCCTACCGGATCGCAGATGCTCCCGAGACACAGTTGCACGCCGCCGCGCTGGCACTCCTCCGCCGCTCGCTGAAAACCGACGAACAGGTGAGGAAGGACCGGGCCGTGGTGAAAAGCGTCAACCGGGTCGAGATCGCCCTCCGGAAATAA
- a CDS encoding response regulator, which yields MKKILVVDDEESIRELYRADLSDEGYEVGLAVDGRQALALLESFLPNLVTLDIKLPDIDGIEVLRRIREKNATIPVVLLTAFGEFRQDFNTWASDAYIVKSHDTTELKDTVRRLLGEG from the coding sequence ATGAAGAAGATCCTTGTGGTGGACGACGAGGAGAGCATCCGCGAGCTGTACCGGGCGGACCTCTCCGACGAGGGGTACGAGGTGGGGCTGGCCGTGGACGGGCGGCAGGCGCTCGCCCTCCTCGAATCCTTCCTGCCGAACCTCGTGACGCTCGACATCAAGCTGCCGGACATCGACGGGATCGAAGTCCTCCGCCGGATCCGGGAGAAGAACGCGACGATACCGGTCGTCCTGCTCACCGCCTTCGGCGAGTTCCGCCAGGACTTCAACACGTGGGCCTCCGACGCCTACATCGTGAAGTCCCACGACACGACCGAGTTGAAGGATACCGTCCGCAGGCTGCTGGGGGAGGGATGA
- a CDS encoding UbiA-like polyprenyltransferase, with translation MEGVRLLSVFRRIGVYLEMVKVAHTVFALPFALTGMFLAARELGARNALPPARTVFYIVLAMVGARTAAMGFNRLVDAEVDAKNPRTRVRAIPSGQVSRPMARVFILMSVALLALSAAKLNALCLQLTPVLLLLLFSYSYMKRFTWASHLILGACLGAAPLAAWIAVTGGADARVLWICLAVLFWVAGFDVLYALQDIDFDRREGLHSIPRSLGVGPSLWVARAFHLAMAGFLLVGYHVFGLGGWYLAGLALCAAVLGYEHAIVRKDDLSRLNLAFFNLNGVVSIAFCLFTYLDLVLRGRP, from the coding sequence ATGGAAGGAGTACGGCTTCTGAGCGTTTTCCGCCGCATCGGCGTCTACCTCGAGATGGTCAAGGTGGCGCACACCGTCTTCGCGCTCCCCTTCGCCCTGACGGGGATGTTCCTCGCGGCCCGGGAGCTCGGCGCGCGGAACGCACTTCCCCCGGCACGGACCGTCTTCTATATCGTCCTCGCGATGGTGGGGGCGCGCACCGCCGCGATGGGATTCAACCGGCTGGTGGACGCGGAGGTCGACGCGAAGAATCCCCGGACGAGGGTCCGGGCGATCCCCTCGGGGCAGGTCAGCCGGCCGATGGCGCGCGTCTTCATCCTGATGTCCGTCGCGCTGCTCGCCCTTTCCGCAGCGAAGCTCAACGCGCTCTGCCTCCAGCTCACCCCGGTCCTGCTCCTGCTGCTCTTCTCCTACTCGTACATGAAGCGGTTCACGTGGGCGTCGCACCTGATCCTCGGCGCGTGCCTGGGAGCGGCGCCGCTGGCGGCGTGGATCGCCGTGACGGGCGGGGCGGACGCCCGGGTGCTCTGGATCTGCCTCGCCGTCCTCTTCTGGGTGGCCGGGTTCGACGTCCTCTACGCTCTGCAGGACATCGACTTCGACCGGCGGGAGGGCCTCCACTCGATTCCACGGTCCCTCGGTGTGGGCCCCTCGCTGTGGGTCGCCCGGGCATTCCACCTGGCGATGGCGGGGTTCCTCCTGGTGGGGTATCATGTTTTCGGACTGGGCGGGTGGTATCTTGCGGGGCTCGCCCTGTGCGCGGCTGTTCTGGGATACGAGCACGCGATCGTCCGGAAGGACGACCTCTCGCGGCTGAACTTGGCGTTCTTCAACCTGAACGGGGTCGTGAGCATCGCGTTCTGCCTGTTCACCTACCTCGACCTGGTGTTGCGGGGCCGCCCATGA
- a CDS encoding flavin prenyltransferase UbiX, which yields MKVLLGISGASGAAYGIRTLSLLLAGGADLHVLVTNTAWGILAAEIGDGKFPGGAGARRKWLARFSSSARPFRLYAEDDFAIPFASGSNVPDAMIVSPCSMGTLGRIAHGVSSSVLTRCADVVIKERKPLVLVTRETPLSVIHLENMLTLARAGAHVLPACPGFYHRPETVAGLVDFVGSRALSCIGIDAGVLPRWGEEKEE from the coding sequence ATGAAGGTTCTTCTCGGCATTTCGGGCGCCAGCGGCGCGGCGTACGGCATTCGCACCCTCTCCCTGCTCCTTGCTGGCGGGGCGGATCTGCACGTCCTGGTAACGAACACGGCGTGGGGGATCCTCGCCGCGGAGATCGGAGACGGCAAGTTTCCCGGCGGCGCCGGCGCACGGAGGAAGTGGCTCGCGCGCTTCTCCTCCTCCGCCCGGCCGTTCCGTTTGTACGCCGAGGACGATTTCGCCATTCCGTTCGCCTCCGGCTCGAACGTGCCCGACGCGATGATCGTCTCCCCCTGTTCCATGGGGACCCTCGGGCGGATTGCGCACGGGGTGTCGTCGTCGGTGCTGACCCGGTGCGCCGACGTGGTCATCAAGGAGCGCAAGCCGCTGGTCCTCGTGACCCGGGAGACGCCGCTGTCCGTTATCCATCTTGAGAACATGCTGACGCTGGCCCGCGCGGGGGCGCACGTTCTTCCCGCGTGCCCCGGGTTCTACCATCGCCCGGAGACGGTGGCCGGGCTTGTCGATTTCGTCGGGTCCCGGGCGCTCTCCTGCATCGGCATCGACGCCGGGGTCCTCCCGAGGTGGGGGGAGGAGAAGGAGGAGTGA
- a CDS encoding Smr/MutS family protein, giving the protein MPVEESIDLHAFTPRDVVSVVEEYLEAAARKRYREVRLIHGKGTGAQRASVRALLSRHPLVESYADAPPEAGGWGATRVTLKPPRE; this is encoded by the coding sequence GTGCCGGTGGAGGAGAGCATCGACCTCCACGCGTTCACGCCGCGGGACGTGGTCTCCGTCGTGGAGGAGTATCTCGAAGCTGCGGCGAGGAAACGGTACCGGGAGGTGCGCCTGATCCACGGGAAGGGAACGGGAGCCCAGCGGGCGTCGGTCCGCGCGCTCCTTTCCCGCCATCCGCTCGTCGAGAGCTATGCGGACGCTCCGCCCGAAGCCGGCGGGTGGGGGGCGACGCGGGTGACCCTCAAACCGCCTCGGGAGTGA